From the genome of Arthrobacter sp. ERGS1:01:
CTATGCGGCCACCTCAACCGCCGAACGCAGCACCGACCTCGCCTTCAGCGCCCCGGCCGGCATGCGCCCGGTGCTCCTGGCCGAGATGGCCGACGGCCTGGCCGTGGCGGCCGACGGCGGCGCCGGGGTGGTCCTGGCCGTCACCGCCACGGGGCGCGAGGCCGAGGACACCGTGGCCGCGCTGCGCTCCTTCCTGCCGGCCGACGCCGTGGCCGAATTCCCCAGCTGGGAGACCCTGCCGCATGAACGGCTGTCGCCGCGATCGGACACCGTGGGCCGCCGCCTGGCCGTGCTCCGCAGACTGGCACACCCGGAGCTCGACGCCGGTGGGCAGCTGCGCGTGGTGGTGGCACCCATCCGCGCCGTGGTGCAGCCGATCGTCGCCGGGCTCGGCGAGCTGGCGCCCGTGCATGTAAAGGTGGGGGAGGAGATCGGCTTCACCGAGCTCGTCAAGCAGCTGGCCGACGCCGCCTACGCCCGCGTGGACATGGTGACGCATCGCGGCGAATTCGCCGTCCGCGGCGGCATCCTGGACGTCTTCCCGCCCACCGAAAACCACCCCATCCGCATCGAGTTCTTTGGCGACGAGGTGGATGCGATGCGCTGGTTCTCCGTGGCCGACCAGCGCTCGCTGTCCTCCAAGGTCTCGACAAGCTCGACCACCGGCGGGATCGCCCACCCCACCGAGCTGTACGCGCCGCCATGCCGGGAAATCCTGATCACGCCCACCGTCATGGGCCGCGCCGCCAAGCTGAAGAACAGCATGCCGGCAGCAGCCGCCATGCTGGAAAAGATCGCCGGCGGCATTGCCGTGGAGGGAATGGAATCCCTGGCTCCGGCGCTCGTGGACGGCATGGTGGCCCTGACCTCGCTGTTCCCCGCGGGCTCCGTGGCCGTGGTGCTGGAACCGGAAAAGGTCCGGGCCCGCGCGCACGACCTGGAGTCCACCAACGAGGAGTTCCTCGAGGCCGCCTGGTCCACGGCGTCCGACGGCGGCGACGCACCCCTTGACCTGGCCGGGCACGGCGTGGACCTGGCCGCCGCAAGCTTCAAGTCGCTGGCCGAGACCCGGGAGGCCGCCCTGGGAGACGAGGTGGCCTGGTGGTCCATCACCTCGCTGACCCAGGACGAGGAACTGCTCCCCGAGACGGACGTGGTGAACCTGCACGCCCGCGAACCGCGCGGCTACCGCGGCGACGTGGCCGAGATGATGGAATTCATCGGCTCCCGCGTGAAGGACCAGTGGCGCGTGGTGGTCGCCACCGAGGGTCCCGGCCCGGCCCAGCGCCTGGCCGAGCTGTTCCACGAAGCCAACATCCCGGCGTCGCGCGTGGACTCCCTGGATGCGGAGCCGCAGCCGGGCATCATCGAGGTGACCACGGCCGACGTCGGTCGCGGCTTCGTGCTCGACTCCCTCAAGCTGGGGCTGCTGACCGAGGCGGACCTGCTGGGCCGGGCGTCGGCGGTCTCCACCAAGGACATGCGCAAGCTGCCCTCCAAACGGCGTAACGTGGTGGACCCGCTGCAACTGCGCGCCGGCGATTTCGTGGTCCACGAACAGCACGGCGTGGGCAAGTTCGTGGAGCTGATCCAGCGCAAGGTGGCCGGCGCCGGTGTTGGCGGGGCCGTCGGGCTGCGCGAATACCTGGTGCTCGAATATGCGCCGTCCAAGCGCGGCGCGCCCGGCGACAAGCTGTTCGTGCCCACGGACCAGCTGGACCAGGTGACGGCGTATGTGGGCGGCGACGCGCCCGTGCTCTCCAAGATGGGCGGCTCCGACTGGGCCGCCACCAAGAGCAAGGCCCGCAAGGCTGTCAAGGAAATCGCCGGGGAACTGATCCGGCTGTACTCCGCGCGCATGGCCTCCAAGGGGCACGCGTTTGGACCCGACACGCCCTGGCAGGCCGAGCTCGAGGAGGCATTCCCCTATGTGGAGACGCCCGACCAGCTCGTGGCGATCAACGAGGTCAAGGCGGACATGGAGAAGGAGGTCCCCATGGACCGGCTGATCTCCGGCGACGTGGGCTACGGCAAGACCGAGATCGCCGTGCGCGCCGCGTTCAAGGCCGTCCAGGACGGCAAGCAGGTGGCCGTGCTGGTGCCCACCACGCTGCTCGCCCAACAGCACTACGAGACGTTCAACGAACGCTTCTCCGGCTTCCCGGTCCGGGTGGCGCCGCTGTCGCGCTTCCAGACCGCCAAGGAATCCAAGGAGATCATGGAGGGCGTGCGCACCGGCTCCGTGGACGTGGTGATCGGCACGCACCGGCTCCTCTCCAAGGACTTCGGCTTCAAAGACCTGGGCCTGGTTATTGTCGATGAGGAGCAGCGCTTCGGTGTGGAACACAAGGAGGCGCTGAAGAAGATGCGCACCAACGTGGACGTACTGGCCATGAGCGCCACGCCCATCCCGCGCACCCTGGAGATGTCCATGACGGGCATCCGCGAAACCTCAACCCTGGCCACCCCGCCGGAGGAACGCCACCCCGTGCTGACCTATGTGGGCGGCTACACGGACAAGCAGGTGGGCGCCGCCATCCGGCGCGAACTCATGCGCGAGGGCCAGGTGTTCTACGTCCACAACCGGGTCAAGTCCATTGAGCGCACGGCCGCGCACATCCAGCAGCTGGTCCCGGACGCCCGCGTGGCCGTGGCCCACGGGCAGATGAGCGAGTCCCGGCTGGAACAGATCATCGTGGACTTCTGGGAAAAGCGTTTCGACGTGTTGGTGTGCACCACCATCATCGAAACCGGCCTGGACATCTCCAACGCCAACACGCTCATCGTGGAACAGGCCAACAACTACGGCCTCTCCCAGCTGCACCAGCTGCGCGGGCGTGTGGGCCGCGGCCGTGAACGCGCCTATGCGTACTTCCTGTACCCGGCCGACAAGCCGCTCGGCGAGGTGGCACTTGAACGCCTGAAGGCCGTGGCCGCGCACAACGAGCTCGGTGCCGGCATGGCGCTGGCCATGAAGGACCTGGAAATTCGCGGCGCCGGCAACCTGCTGGGCGGCGAGCAGTCCGGCCACATCCAGGGAGTGGGCTTCGACCTGTACATCCGCCTGGTGGGCGAGGCCGTGGCCGAGTTCCGTGGCGGTGGCGAGGAGCGCGCCGCCGAGATGAAGATCGAGCTGCCCGTCAACGCCCACCTGCCGCATGACTACGTGCCGGGGGAGCGGCTGCGCCTGGAGGCCTACCGCAAGCTCGCCGCCGCCGTCACGATCGCCGAGATCGACGACGTCGTGGCCGAGCTGGTGGACCGGTACGGCGAGCTGCCGGCCGCCGCCGTGAACCTGATCGCCGTGGCCCGCTTCAAGGTCCATGCCCGTACCGCCGGGCTCTCGGACGTGGCGCTGCAGGGCAACTTCATCAAGTTCGCCCCGGCGGACCTGCCGGAATCGAAGGTCATGAGGCTGAACCGCATGTACCCCGGCGCCATGGTGAAGCCCGCCCTGGACGCAATCCTGATCCCCAAGCCCAAGACGGCCCGGATCGGCGGCCGCGACCTGGCCGACGCCGAGGTGCTCAGCTGGGCCGAGGGCGTGTTGGAGGCCATCTTCGACGTCGCCCCGGCCGCCGTGGCCACCCCCGCCTGAGCCGGCCGGCACGCAAGGCGGCACAAACACAAAAGGCCCGTCCCGGCGTCGAACCTGGAAGTTCGACGCCGGGACGGGCCTTTTGCCTTAAGGATTTACTCGCCGGCGGAGTTGGAGCGGCCGATCCAGGTCAACGGGATGACCAGGGAAAGGAAGCACAGTCCGATGCCGATGATGCCGGGCATGAATGCCGCGTTGGCGCTGCCAATGTCCCAGAACGACATCGAGAAGATGCCGCCCAGGAACAAGGCGAAGAAGATCACGAACAAGATGATGGTCTGCGTAAGGCTGTTCTCACGCTGGTAGCTGCCGTTGGACACGGGTCCTCCTTACCCCACAAGCGGGGATTTGGGTGGGTGCACCGGGAATCGGCGCTCTTATCTACCCACGATCTTAGTACGGATTAGTAGCTCGAGGTGCCCGTGGTTCCGGAGACAATGGCGATGCCGGAGCTCGTGCCGATGCGGGTGGCGCCGGCGGCGATCATCTCCTTGGCGGTCTCCAGGGAACGCACGCCGCCGGAGGCCTTGACACCCAGGTCAGGGCCCACGGTCTGGCGCATCAGGGCGACGTCGGCAGCCGTGGCGCCGCCGCCGTTGAAGCCTGTGGAGGTCTTGACGAAGTCGGCGCCGGCCTCGACGGCTGCCTGGCAGGCCAGGACCTTCTCGGCGTCGCTGAGCAGGGACGTCTCGATGATGACCTTCAGGATCGAGTCCTCGGCGTGGACCACCTCGGCCACGGCCGAAATGTCCGCGATGAGGGACTCCTTGTCCAGGGCGCGGGCCGCGGCGATGTTGATGACCATGTCGACTTCGTCGGCGCCGTCCATCGTGGCGCCGCGGGCCTCGAAGACCTTGACGTCGGTGTTGCTGGCGCCCAGCGGGAAACCGACCACGGCGCAGGTCAGCACGCCGGTGCCCTGCAGCGCGCGGTTGACGGTCTTGACCCAGACGGGGTTCACGCAGACGGACTTGAAGTGGTACTGGGCGGCTTCCTGGCAGACGCGCAGGATGTCGGCCTCGGACGCTTCGGGCTTCAGGAGCGTGTGGTCGATGTAGGCGGCGAGCTCGGAAGTCGCATCCGGGGATGTGGTTGAGGCGTTCGTCGTCATTGGTGTGGCCTTCCTAGTGGGGTGAATCGTTCCCCCAATGGTGTCACATGCCCGCCGTCAGCTGCTCGCTGCGCGGAGGCGGTAGCCGCGCTTGACCACGGTTTCCACGATGGAGGGTTCGGGCAGGGCCGCCCGGAGCCGGCTGATGGTCATGTGGAGGGCATGGTCGGACTCGGCCAGGCCCATGTCCGCTGCCAGTTCCGCGTGCGAGCGGACGGCGCCGCCGGCACCCATCAGGGCCCGCAGCAGCTGCAACGGTGCCGGAGCCAGCGGAATGTCGACGCCGTCGATCCGCAACGACTGCCCGCGCACCTCCAACAGGCCTCCCGCGCTCTCGGCCCGGAGCACGCCGGTCTGCTCCAGGTGCTCGCAGACCAGGCGGATCAGGGCTCCCATGCGGAACCGCTCCGGCACCAGCGGCGTGATCCCGGCGTGGATCAGCGGGGCGGCCGTGACGGGCCCGACGGCGGCGCAAAGCACCGTGCCCGGCCCGTCGCCGCGCAGGGCGGCCAGGAATTCCTCGCCGCGCCCCAGTTGGGCGGCCGCGCTCAGCACGGCGTCGACGGCGGGGGCGCTGGTGAACGTCAGGACGTCCAGTTCCCGGCGGGCAACGGCATCGATGAGCTGCGGCAGCTTGTCCCCGTCCTCGGCGTTGACCCAACGGTACGGGGTCACCGTCAACACCGTGGCTCCGGCGTCGCGCAGGCGTTGCAGGGACGCGACGTCGGTGTAGCCGTGGACCTGCACGGCCACGGTTTTGCCGGCCACCCCGGCGGCGATGACCAGGCCGGTGA
Proteins encoded in this window:
- the mfd gene encoding transcription-repair coupling factor, coding for MSLEGLRTALAADPLFARVRSYAATSTAERSTDLAFSAPAGMRPVLLAEMADGLAVAADGGAGVVLAVTATGREAEDTVAALRSFLPADAVAEFPSWETLPHERLSPRSDTVGRRLAVLRRLAHPELDAGGQLRVVVAPIRAVVQPIVAGLGELAPVHVKVGEEIGFTELVKQLADAAYARVDMVTHRGEFAVRGGILDVFPPTENHPIRIEFFGDEVDAMRWFSVADQRSLSSKVSTSSTTGGIAHPTELYAPPCREILITPTVMGRAAKLKNSMPAAAAMLEKIAGGIAVEGMESLAPALVDGMVALTSLFPAGSVAVVLEPEKVRARAHDLESTNEEFLEAAWSTASDGGDAPLDLAGHGVDLAAASFKSLAETREAALGDEVAWWSITSLTQDEELLPETDVVNLHAREPRGYRGDVAEMMEFIGSRVKDQWRVVVATEGPGPAQRLAELFHEANIPASRVDSLDAEPQPGIIEVTTADVGRGFVLDSLKLGLLTEADLLGRASAVSTKDMRKLPSKRRNVVDPLQLRAGDFVVHEQHGVGKFVELIQRKVAGAGVGGAVGLREYLVLEYAPSKRGAPGDKLFVPTDQLDQVTAYVGGDAPVLSKMGGSDWAATKSKARKAVKEIAGELIRLYSARMASKGHAFGPDTPWQAELEEAFPYVETPDQLVAINEVKADMEKEVPMDRLISGDVGYGKTEIAVRAAFKAVQDGKQVAVLVPTTLLAQQHYETFNERFSGFPVRVAPLSRFQTAKESKEIMEGVRTGSVDVVIGTHRLLSKDFGFKDLGLVIVDEEQRFGVEHKEALKKMRTNVDVLAMSATPIPRTLEMSMTGIRETSTLATPPEERHPVLTYVGGYTDKQVGAAIRRELMREGQVFYVHNRVKSIERTAAHIQQLVPDARVAVAHGQMSESRLEQIIVDFWEKRFDVLVCTTIIETGLDISNANTLIVEQANNYGLSQLHQLRGRVGRGRERAYAYFLYPADKPLGEVALERLKAVAAHNELGAGMALAMKDLEIRGAGNLLGGEQSGHIQGVGFDLYIRLVGEAVAEFRGGGEERAAEMKIELPVNAHLPHDYVPGERLRLEAYRKLAAAVTIAEIDDVVAELVDRYGELPAAAVNLIAVARFKVHARTAGLSDVALQGNFIKFAPADLPESKVMRLNRMYPGAMVKPALDAILIPKPKTARIGGRDLADAEVLSWAEGVLEAIFDVAPAAVATPA
- the deoC gene encoding deoxyribose-phosphate aldolase, producing MTTNASTTSPDATSELAAYIDHTLLKPEASEADILRVCQEAAQYHFKSVCVNPVWVKTVNRALQGTGVLTCAVVGFPLGASNTDVKVFEARGATMDGADEVDMVINIAAARALDKESLIADISAVAEVVHAEDSILKVIIETSLLSDAEKVLACQAAVEAGADFVKTSTGFNGGGATAADVALMRQTVGPDLGVKASGGVRSLETAKEMIAAGATRIGTSSGIAIVSGTTGTSSY
- a CDS encoding uroporphyrinogen-III synthase; translated protein: MNDPTGTTPAQPLHGFRIGVTAHRRAGDLIEALERRGAQVLHAPALKIAPVADDTVLRDETAAVIAAAPDIVMVTTAYGMRRWCEAADAAGQGEELLSVLAGAEIFVRGPKARGAVRAAGLDDVGISSDETTATLTGLVIAAGVAGKTVAVQVHGYTDVASLQRLRDAGATVLTVTPYRWVNAEDGDKLPQLIDAVARRELDVLTFTSAPAVDAVLSAAAQLGRGEEFLAALRGDGPGTVLCAAVGPVTAAPLIHAGITPLVPERFRMGALIRLVCEHLEQTGVLRAESAGGLLEVRGQSLRIDGVDIPLAPAPLQLLRALMGAGGAVRSHAELAADMGLAESDHALHMTISRLRAALPEPSIVETVVKRGYRLRAASS